A window of Christiangramia forsetii KT0803 contains these coding sequences:
- the cysS gene encoding cysteine--tRNA ligase — translation MALYQEQSLKLYNSMSGEKETFTPINEGNVGMYVCGPTVYSNVHLGNCRTFMSFDLVFRYLKHLGYKVRYVRNITDAGHLENDADSGEDRIAKKARLEQIEPMEVVQKYTVDFHNILNKFNNYPPSIEPTATGHIVEQIEIIKTILDNGFAYEANGSVYFDVVKFNKEHSYGKLSGRAIEDMIANTRELSAQSDKRSPQDFALWKKAEPQHIMRWPSPWSDGFPGWHLECTVMSTKYLGEEFDIHGGGMDLKFPHHECEIAQGEAATGKSPVNYWLHANMLTLNGKKMAKSTGNFILPEQIFTGNNEVLTKAFSPNVVRFFVLQAHYRSILDFSSDALLGSEKGFNRLMDAYRSIEELPASDKSDFNLSEWKQSCYDAMNDDFNSPILIAKLFDAVKTINGIKDGSIQITDTDKEEFKATMSAFMFDILGLIDAASENKNEGDKLAGTIELLIKLRADARNNKDFALSDQIRDRLQEIGIQLKDGKEGTSFSVK, via the coding sequence ATGGCGCTTTACCAGGAACAAAGCCTGAAACTTTACAACTCAATGAGTGGTGAAAAAGAGACTTTCACCCCGATTAACGAAGGAAACGTAGGCATGTACGTTTGCGGACCCACGGTTTACAGTAATGTGCACCTGGGCAACTGCCGAACATTTATGTCTTTCGATCTTGTTTTTAGATACTTAAAGCACCTTGGTTATAAAGTTCGCTATGTAAGAAACATTACCGATGCCGGTCATCTTGAAAACGATGCTGACAGCGGTGAAGATAGAATTGCAAAAAAAGCCAGGCTGGAGCAGATTGAACCCATGGAAGTGGTTCAAAAATATACGGTTGACTTTCATAATATCCTTAATAAATTCAACAATTATCCTCCAAGTATAGAGCCAACGGCTACTGGCCATATTGTTGAGCAAATTGAGATCATTAAGACGATTCTTGATAATGGCTTTGCTTATGAGGCCAATGGATCGGTTTATTTTGATGTAGTAAAATTCAACAAGGAGCATTCATACGGCAAACTAAGTGGTAGAGCGATTGAAGATATGATCGCCAATACCAGGGAACTTTCTGCGCAGAGCGACAAAAGAAGCCCTCAGGATTTTGCTTTATGGAAAAAAGCAGAGCCTCAACATATTATGAGGTGGCCTTCTCCATGGAGTGACGGCTTCCCCGGCTGGCATCTTGAATGTACTGTGATGAGCACAAAATATCTTGGCGAAGAATTTGACATTCATGGCGGCGGAATGGATCTTAAATTCCCTCATCATGAATGCGAAATTGCCCAGGGTGAAGCTGCAACGGGAAAATCTCCGGTTAATTACTGGCTTCACGCAAACATGCTTACTCTAAACGGTAAGAAAATGGCTAAAAGTACCGGGAACTTTATTCTTCCGGAACAAATTTTTACCGGAAATAACGAGGTACTCACCAAGGCATTTTCTCCCAATGTGGTAAGATTCTTTGTACTTCAAGCCCATTACAGAAGCATTCTTGATTTCTCTAGTGATGCACTTTTAGGTAGTGAAAAAGGTTTCAATAGATTGATGGACGCCTACCGCTCTATTGAAGAACTTCCTGCTTCTGATAAATCTGATTTTAATCTTAGCGAATGGAAACAATCTTGCTATGATGCCATGAATGATGATTTTAACAGCCCTATTCTTATCGCTAAGCTATTTGATGCTGTAAAGACTATTAACGGCATTAAGGATGGTTCAATTCAAATTACTGATACAGATAAAGAAGAGTTCAAAGCTACCATGAGTGCCTTTATGTTTGATATATTAGGTCTTATTGATGCTGCTTCAGAAAATAAGAACGAAGGAGACAAACTCGCCGGAACCATTGAGCTTTTGATAAAGTTGAGAGCCGATGCCAGAAATAATAAAGATTTTGCCTTAAGCGATCAGATTAGGGATCGATTACAGGAAATAGGAATTCAACTTAAAGATGGTAAAGAGGGAACCTCTTTTTCCGTAAAATGA
- the yidD gene encoding membrane protein insertion efficiency factor YidD, whose translation MLNRWLSYILTSLVQFYKKFISPLTPATCRYEPSCSSYMLKAIETHGAFKGFWLGIKRIARCNPWGGCGYDPVPGKSEDKSS comes from the coding sequence ATGCTGAATCGATGGTTGAGTTATATATTGACCTCTTTAGTTCAGTTTTACAAGAAATTTATTTCTCCACTTACGCCTGCGACTTGCAGATACGAACCATCATGCTCCAGTTATATGCTTAAAGCAATTGAAACTCATGGTGCTTTTAAAGGATTCTGGCTTGGTATTAAAAGAATTGCGAGATGTAATCCGTGGGGAGGCTGTGGTTACGATCCTGTTCCGGGAAAATCCGAAGACAAATCGAGCTAA
- the lgt gene encoding prolipoprotein diacylglyceryl transferase, translating into MLFNAIRWNPSEGLDLGFLTLHYYSVMFIIAFTLGWYIMKSIYTREGISIEKLDSLFIYTVLATLIGARLGHVIFYDWEYFQNHLLEIFLPVRFEPEFEFTGFRGLASHGAAIGIIVAMYLYAKRIIQKPVLWILDRIVIPVASGAIFVRIGNFINSEIIGKPTNSDYGIIFEKLGEDFARHPAQLYESACYLAIFLILWFLYWKTEKRFKTGYIFGLFLVLLWTVRFFIEFIKEPQVGERANWLLNTGQWLSIPFVIAGLYFMYRPTRQKTVA; encoded by the coding sequence ATGCTTTTTAATGCTATTCGATGGAATCCATCCGAAGGACTTGATTTAGGATTCTTAACCCTTCACTATTATAGCGTAATGTTTATCATCGCTTTTACGTTAGGCTGGTATATCATGAAAAGTATTTATACCCGCGAAGGTATTTCTATAGAAAAATTAGATTCTCTATTTATATATACGGTTCTCGCAACCCTGATCGGTGCAAGACTAGGTCACGTTATATTCTATGATTGGGAATATTTTCAAAATCATTTATTAGAGATATTCCTCCCTGTTCGCTTTGAACCGGAATTTGAATTTACCGGATTCAGGGGATTAGCGAGTCACGGAGCAGCTATAGGTATTATAGTTGCAATGTACCTCTATGCAAAAAGAATTATTCAAAAACCGGTACTTTGGATCCTGGACAGAATTGTAATACCTGTTGCCAGTGGAGCTATTTTCGTAAGGATTGGAAATTTTATAAATTCTGAAATTATAGGAAAACCCACCAATTCAGATTACGGGATCATATTTGAAAAATTAGGAGAAGACTTTGCGAGACATCCGGCTCAGTTATATGAATCTGCATGTTATCTGGCCATTTTTCTAATTTTATGGTTCTTATACTGGAAAACGGAGAAACGCTTTAAAACGGGTTATATCTTTGGCTTATTCCTCGTGCTATTATGGACGGTAAGATTCTTTATTGAATTTATAAAAGAGCCCCAGGTAGGCGAACGTGCGAACTGGTTATTGAATACCGGTCAATGGCTAAGCATTCCATTTGTGATTGCCGGTCTATACTTTATGTACAGGCCTACCAGGCAAAAAACAGTTGCATGA
- a CDS encoding DUF192 domain-containing protein, translated as MKKRILSLATLSLFFSLSFTSCDNDEKKEESIETDPITFTKEGELYLIKASGDTLKKLDIELAESDYEHQTGLMYRESMEENQGMLFIYNSERVRNFYMKNTYISLDIIYYEADSTLVSIQKNTTPRDETSLPSEGPAQYILEVNGGLSDQWGLEQDDKFSLKKIE; from the coding sequence ATGAAAAAACGAATATTAAGCCTGGCAACATTATCACTTTTCTTTAGCTTATCATTTACTTCTTGCGATAATGACGAAAAGAAGGAAGAAAGCATTGAAACCGACCCAATTACTTTCACCAAAGAAGGTGAATTATATCTCATTAAAGCTTCAGGAGATACTCTCAAAAAACTGGACATTGAACTTGCTGAAAGTGATTATGAACACCAGACAGGTTTGATGTACCGTGAAAGCATGGAGGAGAACCAGGGGATGCTTTTCATTTATAATTCTGAAAGAGTAAGGAACTTCTATATGAAGAACACTTACATTTCTCTTGATATCATTTATTATGAAGCAGACAGTACTCTTGTAAGCATTCAAAAAAATACAACTCCAAGGGATGAAACTTCGTTACCTTCTGAAGGACCTGCACAGTATATTCTTGAAGTAAACGGTGGGTTATCTGATCAATGGGGATTGGAACAGGATGATAAGTTCAGTTTAAAAAAAATTGAATAA
- a CDS encoding CPBP family intramembrane metalloprotease produces the protein MNLLKNTHKNWLLFLAIFSMIIAVILLLNIGEKLVQGSRNFSDLAFGITVLAVAILAPIYEEFVFRGIYTSKKVFRIISFILLPVFVLLTEAGILSIILLIFFGISYILSIRFEIRYMKDLSMFLNILLFTSVHYKMEELVDPAMFYFAFFQFALGSLFIWIILNFGIFRAVLSHVIWNSTMMVIAVLAVQYPDEEINRFENSEITVEWKRVPKFNDKISSIKNISDDTLIAKNVEARFFYKFLKDPHDLRFCDKNFRLLQTENYMRYNFNVVVQNSQVDSLREKTIDFLIEQKLIYLLEK, from the coding sequence ATGAACTTGCTAAAAAACACACATAAAAACTGGTTGCTATTTTTAGCTATTTTCAGCATGATCATTGCTGTAATCTTATTGCTGAACATTGGAGAGAAATTAGTACAGGGTTCCAGAAATTTCTCTGATCTAGCTTTTGGAATAACTGTTCTTGCTGTTGCAATCCTGGCTCCAATTTATGAGGAGTTCGTCTTTCGGGGCATTTACACCTCTAAAAAAGTATTCAGGATAATTTCTTTCATTTTATTACCAGTATTTGTTCTTCTTACTGAAGCAGGAATCCTCAGTATAATTTTATTGATCTTTTTTGGAATATCGTACATATTATCAATAAGATTTGAAATTAGATATATGAAAGATCTTTCCATGTTTCTTAATATCCTGTTGTTTACATCAGTTCATTATAAAATGGAGGAATTAGTAGATCCCGCTATGTTCTATTTTGCATTTTTTCAGTTTGCCCTGGGTTCACTTTTTATCTGGATAATTTTGAATTTTGGGATTTTTAGGGCTGTTTTATCCCATGTGATCTGGAATTCTACCATGATGGTCATTGCGGTTTTAGCTGTTCAGTATCCCGATGAAGAAATAAACAGGTTTGAAAATTCAGAAATTACGGTAGAATGGAAAAGAGTTCCCAAATTTAACGATAAGATAAGTTCAATTAAAAATATAAGTGATGATACTTTAATTGCAAAAAATGTAGAAGCTAGATTCTTTTATAAATTTTTGAAAGATCCTCATGATCTAAGATTCTGCGATAAAAACTTCAGGTTACTACAAACCGAAAACTACATGAGATATAATTTCAATGTTGTAGTCCAGAATTCTCAGGTAGATTCATTAAGAGAAAAGACAATTGATTTTCTAATCGAGCAGAAGCTTATTTACCTACTTGAAAAGTAA